Proteins encoded within one genomic window of Oikeobacillus pervagus:
- a CDS encoding ABC transporter permease has protein sequence MNNFWIILSHSYMNKFKSKAFIITTLLVAAGILLLSNIEKIISVFDDETGDQIAVIDESGTLFESYKQHVKTISKDIQLSKVTKSEEELKKEIEKDTYEGYLILSLGEDHLPKGVYKAQTVSNSSIADDLQLALQGFKSNVAATQLNLNAEQLQTLNGPASFEKIALEEGAKTEEELAQAQILVYVLLFFIYFAVIMYANMIATEVAIEKSSRVMEILISSVSPVKQMFAKILGVGLLGLTQMLIWIAIGYFMMKQQADSSILKEVIGLDQTPVSTIVYALVFFALGYFLYATLAAFLGSLVSRLEDAQQMVMPMTFLIMIGFFIAMFGLNNPEAPFVTISSYIPFFTPMIMFMRVGMVNIPTWEALLGIGILVVSIIILAIIGARVYRGGVLMYGNSNSFKDIKKALQLTKKNS, from the coding sequence ATGAATAATTTTTGGATTATTTTATCCCATTCTTACATGAATAAATTTAAATCAAAAGCTTTTATCATCACGACATTATTAGTAGCTGCGGGTATCTTGCTATTATCGAATATTGAAAAAATTATTTCTGTTTTTGATGATGAAACCGGTGATCAAATAGCTGTAATTGATGAAAGTGGGACTTTATTTGAATCTTATAAACAGCATGTAAAAACTATCTCAAAAGATATTCAATTATCAAAGGTAACGAAATCTGAAGAGGAATTAAAAAAAGAAATAGAAAAAGATACATATGAGGGGTACTTAATTTTATCATTAGGCGAAGATCATTTACCTAAAGGAGTTTATAAGGCACAGACGGTTTCAAACTCTTCTATTGCTGATGATTTGCAACTTGCCCTTCAAGGATTTAAAAGTAATGTAGCGGCCACTCAACTTAATCTAAATGCGGAACAATTACAAACGCTTAATGGACCTGCGTCTTTCGAAAAAATTGCGTTAGAAGAAGGGGCTAAAACGGAAGAAGAACTGGCTCAGGCACAAATTTTGGTGTATGTTTTACTTTTCTTCATTTATTTTGCGGTCATTATGTACGCAAACATGATTGCGACAGAAGTAGCTATTGAAAAGTCATCTCGTGTGATGGAAATTTTGATTTCTAGTGTATCGCCTGTTAAACAAATGTTTGCAAAAATCTTAGGTGTAGGGCTTCTTGGCTTAACACAGATGTTGATTTGGATTGCAATTGGCTATTTTATGATGAAACAGCAAGCAGATAGCTCCATATTAAAGGAAGTCATTGGACTTGATCAGACACCTGTTTCAACGATCGTCTATGCTTTAGTATTCTTTGCATTAGGTTATTTCCTATATGCTACGTTGGCAGCCTTTTTAGGATCACTAGTAAGTCGCTTAGAAGATGCTCAACAAATGGTCATGCCGATGACATTCTTAATCATGATTGGTTTCTTTATCGCTATGTTTGGATTAAACAATCCAGAAGCTCCTTTTGTGACGATTTCTTCTTATATTCCATTTTTCACACCAATGATTATGTTCATGAGAGTAGGAATGGTCAATATCCCAACATGGGAGGCCTTACTTGGAATTGGAATATTAGTTGTTTCCATTATTATTCTCGCCATCATTGGTGCAAGAGTGTATCGTGGTGGTGTATTAATGTACGGAAACTCAAATTCTTTTAAAGATATTAAGAAAGCACTACAATTAACGAAAAAAAATTCGTAA
- a CDS encoding metallophosphoesterase family protein: MKNIHFIHCADLHLDSPFLGLQHLPKELFKRIQESTFRSFENIVNEAIERKVDFLLISGDLYDGEDRSIKAQARFRKQMERLYEVHIPVYMIHGNHDHLSGQWITIEMPDNVHLFSSQVESKLFQKGDTTVKLYGFSYEERHIWEKKIQYYQKQEEADFHIGLLHGSMEGGETAHQPYSPFTIHELVSKGFDYWALGHIHQQQVIHKDPFIVYPGNIQGRYRKERGQKGCYEISLSEYGAELNFIETCDIVWEKVKISLTSDQTFHSFFIQCEEIMNQYRKSHQGVLLEIVLENVQDQEILKKILSDEMIELLTDGEEHEDSFVWVYQIQIQSQQKLENFYHPFFNEFERQLESLTADDWEEALSLYFHPKARRFLSPLTVEEKIHFLEESKNYIGMEVQKGGKHS, translated from the coding sequence ATGAAAAATATTCATTTTATTCATTGTGCAGATCTGCATTTAGATAGTCCATTTTTAGGTCTGCAACATTTACCGAAAGAGTTATTTAAACGAATTCAAGAAAGTACTTTTCGTTCCTTCGAAAATATTGTCAATGAAGCGATTGAGCGAAAAGTGGACTTTCTTCTTATTTCAGGGGATTTATATGATGGGGAAGATCGAAGCATAAAAGCACAAGCACGGTTCCGGAAACAAATGGAAAGATTGTATGAGGTTCATATCCCAGTCTATATGATTCATGGGAATCATGATCATTTAAGCGGGCAATGGATCACCATTGAAATGCCTGATAATGTTCATCTTTTTTCCTCACAAGTTGAAAGCAAACTTTTCCAAAAGGGAGATACTACTGTCAAATTATACGGGTTTAGTTATGAGGAACGCCATATTTGGGAAAAGAAAATTCAATATTATCAGAAGCAGGAGGAAGCTGATTTTCATATTGGACTGCTCCATGGAAGTATGGAAGGGGGAGAGACGGCACATCAACCGTATTCTCCATTCACTATACATGAATTAGTATCCAAAGGTTTTGATTACTGGGCACTGGGACATATTCATCAACAACAAGTTATACATAAAGATCCTTTTATTGTTTATCCCGGAAATATTCAAGGGAGATATCGAAAAGAAAGGGGACAAAAGGGCTGTTATGAGATATCTCTGTCAGAATATGGTGCAGAGTTAAATTTTATTGAAACTTGCGATATTGTTTGGGAAAAGGTGAAAATATCTCTTACAAGTGATCAAACTTTTCATTCATTTTTTATTCAATGCGAAGAGATAATGAATCAATATCGGAAGTCACATCAAGGAGTATTATTAGAAATTGTACTTGAAAATGTACAAGATCAGGAAATTCTAAAGAAAATTCTATCGGATGAAATGATTGAGCTGCTTACAGATGGGGAAGAACATGAAGATTCATTCGTATGGGTTTACCAAATTCAAATTCAATCGCAACAAAAACTAGAGAACTTTTATCATCCTTTTTTTAATGAATTTGAGAGACAATTGGAAAGCTTAACAGCAGATGATTGGGAAGAAGCATTGTCATTATATTTTCATCCTAAAGCCCGTCGCTTTCTCTCCCCATTAACAGTGGAGGAGAAAATCCATTTTCTTGAAGAGTCAAAAAATTATATTGGAATGGAAGTACAAAAGGGAGGGAAACATTCATGA
- a CDS encoding ATP-binding protein, with translation MKILSLHIYAYGKLEDYHLSDIPNLQVIYGKNEAGKSTLMSFIHSILFGFPTKQQAKQRYEPKTHTKYGGVMKINSKTYGTAVIERIKGRSPEEVIVRLEDGRTGGEDFLKEILHGMNEHFYRNIFSFDVHGLQKIHQLKEEDIGRFLFSASASGTDALLKIENELQKEMEKLFKPNGRNPVINKQIQRLRELEQQLKNGKKKNDQYGKVIIKIEELQHEINHLLSEEKKIREERSSIQQIESLWPIYVEKIEIERKLEPLQAIVFPIDGLDRFENFQQRRLHLQASLDAALEEQNKITDELNQREKEIITTEDEANIQKIIETKPQYQQWLIDQNRLEQKKAEVEGEINRIQSDLHFYEVSEEEVASLNTGIEMKGRLKKGIQNHFMLKNRLDEYIERLKMIDQQIKVIEEQCSQIENQLLPEQEFRTLQTRVNEKHIDTLQQKYEWTKSQLNQVEQQKSAEERFRKNEQKQFKMIISFILGIFLLSSAFAIVFNRWELLMIGVIALILLFLIKRGAKSNKIHLPQDQEIRAELVELEEKINQYEQPANQLLRHQLKQQQQLREQWKQLILTLEKDEREKEQWSDRYQQIHQDVIENEEVLMELKNELFLSTEMEWSMMEEAFDEIVQLKELQRIKKAYEKQLAENEINLQEFRLLMEKTANNYDIHTKNENELFVRLKDMQLRSQEGQLHRKELIKKQKELEQQIRRLKKEKQEIDQEIHTLFTIASIENEEDFRLQAQRNKEKEKLAEKLVLLKEQLPKDPILIEKWTESDLQKKKEDLRAQLETCLQKIKLHQEQLAALNYEKNILEEGGTYSNILHEFHQQKSILNKQAKKWAQLAITKYSFLKTMDQYKQKKLPAIIQYAEKFLFILTNGQYIRLFVEENGVFKVERNDGMFFDMQELSQATGEQVYTSLRFALAHVLQPEFPYPIIIDDGFVHFDHQRTKAVIDLIKELSRSSQVLIFTCHKHLIDHFKPEQIYVMAEY, from the coding sequence ATGAAAATCCTTTCCTTACATATATATGCATATGGAAAGTTAGAAGATTATCACCTATCGGATATTCCTAATTTACAGGTGATCTACGGTAAAAATGAAGCAGGAAAATCTACGCTGATGTCATTTATTCATAGTATCCTTTTTGGCTTTCCCACTAAGCAGCAAGCAAAACAAAGATATGAACCAAAAACCCATACAAAATATGGCGGGGTCATGAAGATCAACAGCAAAACATATGGAACGGCCGTCATTGAAAGGATCAAAGGAAGGTCGCCGGAAGAAGTGATTGTACGATTAGAAGATGGCAGGACAGGTGGAGAAGATTTTTTAAAAGAAATTCTTCATGGGATGAACGAACACTTCTATCGAAATATCTTCTCTTTCGATGTTCATGGATTACAAAAAATTCATCAGTTAAAGGAAGAGGATATCGGAAGGTTTTTATTTTCTGCCAGTGCTTCTGGAACGGATGCTCTTCTAAAAATCGAGAATGAATTACAAAAAGAAATGGAAAAGTTATTTAAACCTAATGGAAGAAATCCGGTGATCAATAAACAAATTCAGCGACTTAGAGAATTAGAGCAGCAGTTAAAGAATGGCAAGAAGAAAAATGATCAATATGGGAAGGTCATCATCAAAATAGAAGAGTTGCAGCATGAAATAAACCATCTTTTGTCTGAAGAAAAAAAGATTCGGGAAGAACGCTCTTCTATCCAACAGATTGAATCATTATGGCCTATTTATGTGGAGAAAATCGAAATAGAGAGGAAATTAGAGCCGTTGCAAGCTATTGTATTTCCTATCGATGGTTTGGATCGTTTTGAAAACTTTCAACAAAGGCGACTTCACTTGCAAGCGTCCTTAGATGCCGCATTAGAAGAGCAAAATAAAATAACAGATGAATTGAATCAGCGGGAAAAAGAAATCATCACTACAGAAGATGAAGCAAATATCCAGAAAATAATCGAGACGAAGCCGCAATATCAACAATGGCTTATCGATCAAAACAGGCTAGAACAGAAGAAAGCCGAAGTCGAAGGAGAAATTAATAGGATCCAATCAGATCTTCATTTTTATGAAGTGAGTGAAGAAGAGGTAGCTAGTTTAAATACGGGCATAGAGATGAAAGGTCGATTAAAAAAGGGGATCCAAAATCATTTCATGCTGAAAAATCGATTAGATGAATACATAGAAAGATTAAAGATGATCGACCAGCAGATCAAAGTAATAGAAGAACAGTGCTCTCAAATTGAAAATCAGTTATTGCCAGAGCAAGAATTTCGGACATTGCAAACGAGAGTGAATGAAAAGCATATCGATACATTACAACAAAAATACGAATGGACGAAAAGTCAATTAAATCAAGTAGAACAGCAAAAATCAGCAGAAGAAAGATTTCGTAAAAATGAGCAAAAACAATTCAAGATGATCATTTCATTTATTCTTGGAATTTTCCTATTATCCTCTGCTTTCGCCATCGTATTTAACCGGTGGGAATTACTGATGATCGGGGTTATTGCTCTCATTCTTTTATTTCTCATCAAAAGAGGGGCGAAATCGAACAAAATTCACCTCCCTCAAGATCAAGAGATCCGAGCTGAATTAGTGGAATTAGAGGAAAAGATCAATCAATATGAACAACCCGCTAATCAATTATTGCGTCATCAACTCAAGCAGCAACAACAACTTCGAGAACAATGGAAACAGCTCATCCTAACATTAGAAAAAGATGAACGTGAAAAAGAACAATGGTCAGATCGATATCAACAAATCCATCAAGATGTAATCGAAAATGAAGAGGTCTTAATGGAATTAAAAAACGAGCTATTCTTGTCGACAGAAATGGAATGGTCGATGATGGAAGAAGCTTTTGATGAAATTGTTCAACTGAAAGAATTACAAAGGATAAAAAAGGCATATGAAAAACAATTAGCTGAAAACGAAATCAATCTTCAAGAATTCAGACTTTTGATGGAAAAGACGGCAAATAATTATGATATTCATACGAAAAATGAAAATGAACTCTTCGTACGTTTGAAAGATATGCAGCTGAGAAGTCAGGAAGGACAATTACATAGGAAAGAACTCATAAAAAAACAGAAAGAACTAGAACAGCAAATAAGAAGATTGAAAAAGGAAAAGCAAGAAATCGATCAAGAAATCCATACCTTGTTTACAATCGCATCTATAGAAAATGAAGAGGATTTTCGGTTGCAGGCTCAGCGTAACAAGGAGAAAGAGAAGCTTGCGGAAAAATTAGTTTTATTAAAAGAACAGCTCCCAAAGGATCCAATCCTGATAGAAAAATGGACTGAATCTGATCTTCAAAAAAAGAAGGAAGATTTGAGAGCACAACTAGAAACATGTTTACAAAAGATCAAGTTACATCAAGAACAACTAGCGGCCTTAAACTATGAAAAAAATATTCTTGAGGAAGGGGGTACCTATTCAAATATTTTACATGAATTCCACCAACAAAAATCAATTCTTAATAAGCAAGCAAAAAAATGGGCGCAATTAGCCATAACCAAGTATTCATTTTTGAAAACGATGGATCAATATAAACAAAAGAAATTACCAGCTATCATCCAGTATGCAGAGAAGTTTTTATTTATTTTAACTAATGGCCAATATATTCGCTTATTTGTAGAGGAAAATGGAGTGTTTAAAGTGGAGCGGAATGATGGGATGTTTTTTGATATGCAAGAGCTAAGTCAGGCGACAGGGGAACAAGTCTACACTTCCTTAAGATTTGCCTTAGCCCATGTGTTGCAGCCAGAGTTCCCATACCCGATTATTATCGATGATGGGTTTGTTCATTTTGATCATCAACGAACCAAAGCCGTTATCGATTTAATAAAAGAGTTAAGCCGCTCATCCCAGGTGCTCATTTTTACCTGTCATAAACATTTAATTGATCACTTTAAACCAGAACAAATTTATGTAATGGCTGAATATTAA
- the yhaM gene encoding 3'-5' exoribonuclease YhaM yields the protein MTQGITFLDAGQAVDCFLLIKTATKSIAVNGKPYLTLIFQDKSGEIEAKLWDASDGEVQKYQAETIVKVSGEIQNYRGRNQLKIKQIRPSTEQDAVQIQDFVQSAPLEKTEMADTITQFIFEMKNPNIQRITRHLLKKYHQPFLEFPAATKNHHEFVSGLAYHVVSMLKLAKAIADLYPSLDRDLLYAGVILHDLGKVIELSGPISTTYTVEGNLLGHITIMVNEIGKAADELQIQGEEVTVLQHIILSHHGKLEWGSPKLPLIKEAEILHYIDNIDAKMNMLDRTLERTKPGEFSEKVFALDHRSFYKPSFHK from the coding sequence ATGACCCAAGGAATTACGTTTTTGGACGCCGGGCAAGCAGTAGATTGCTTCTTACTGATTAAAACAGCCACAAAAAGCATCGCTGTGAATGGAAAACCGTATTTAACATTAATCTTTCAGGATAAGAGTGGGGAAATTGAAGCAAAGCTATGGGATGCTTCGGACGGGGAAGTACAGAAATATCAAGCAGAAACCATCGTGAAAGTTTCAGGGGAAATCCAAAATTATCGAGGAAGAAACCAATTAAAAATTAAACAAATCCGCCCTTCTACTGAACAAGATGCAGTACAAATTCAAGATTTTGTTCAATCGGCCCCGTTGGAAAAAACAGAAATGGCTGATACGATTACGCAATTTATTTTTGAAATGAAAAATCCTAATATCCAACGGATCACTAGGCATTTGCTAAAGAAATATCACCAGCCTTTCTTGGAGTTTCCAGCGGCTACGAAAAATCATCATGAGTTCGTATCAGGACTTGCATACCATGTTGTCTCGATGCTGAAACTTGCGAAGGCGATTGCTGATCTTTATCCAAGTCTAGACCGTGATCTTCTATATGCCGGTGTTATTTTGCATGATTTAGGAAAAGTAATCGAGCTCTCTGGTCCAATTTCCACTACTTATACAGTAGAAGGGAACCTATTGGGACATATTACTATAATGGTGAATGAAATCGGCAAAGCTGCAGATGAATTGCAAATTCAAGGGGAAGAGGTAACTGTTCTCCAACATATTATTTTAAGCCATCATGGCAAACTTGAATGGGGAAGTCCGAAGTTGCCATTAATTAAAGAGGCGGAGATCCTTCATTATATTGATAATATCGATGCTAAAATGAATATGTTAGATAGAACATTAGAAAGAACAAAACCTGGTGAGTTTTCTGAAAAGGTGTTTGCATTAGATCATCGTTCCTTTTACAAACCAAGCTTTCATAAATAA
- a CDS encoding sporulation YhaL family protein yields MFPIWMYFVVAGIFISAFMAVKASREERQEEMKFIEKEGEVFIKRMEEEKQKKEDVNRDPQGA; encoded by the coding sequence ATGTTTCCAATATGGATGTATTTCGTTGTGGCAGGGATCTTTATTAGCGCATTTATGGCTGTGAAGGCTTCAAGAGAAGAGAGACAAGAAGAAATGAAGTTTATCGAAAAAGAAGGGGAAGTATTCATAAAACGAATGGAAGAAGAAAAACAGAAAAAAGAAGATGTAAATCGAGATCCTCAGGGGGCGTAA
- a CDS encoding peptidylprolyl isomerase produces MKKWILSLTLAAGVVGLAACGNNSGEKVATSKAGDVTKDELYEAMKEKYSPQMEQALQELMYKKVLSEKYDVSKDELDKKFKEAKNQLGSQYDMFLTQYSLDEEGFKDVLELEILRNKAATAGVKVSDKELKDYYKKWQPEIKVRHILVEDEAKANEVKQKLDKGEKFEDLAKKYSSDQGSAQNGGELGWVNNEGRKQFVPEFTKALETLKKGEISEPIKSQFGYHIIEVTDVKEKQSFDKLKGQLEDELKMTKVDPEKAQMKLEKELKAADIKVEDKDLKKAFEDLSDAKKEDSDKKEKQ; encoded by the coding sequence ATGAAAAAGTGGATTCTATCCCTTACTTTAGCTGCAGGGGTTGTAGGACTAGCAGCTTGTGGGAATAATAGCGGTGAAAAAGTGGCGACTTCGAAAGCGGGAGATGTGACAAAGGACGAGCTTTATGAGGCAATGAAAGAAAAATATTCACCGCAAATGGAACAAGCACTCCAAGAGCTCATGTATAAGAAAGTTCTTTCTGAAAAATACGATGTTTCAAAAGATGAACTAGACAAGAAATTTAAAGAAGCCAAAAATCAACTTGGTTCACAATACGATATGTTCCTTACCCAATATAGTTTAGACGAAGAGGGCTTTAAAGATGTTCTTGAATTAGAAATCTTACGTAATAAAGCCGCTACAGCAGGGGTAAAAGTGTCTGATAAAGAACTAAAAGACTATTATAAAAAATGGCAACCAGAAATTAAAGTCCGCCATATTTTAGTGGAAGACGAAGCGAAAGCTAATGAGGTTAAACAAAAGCTAGATAAAGGAGAAAAATTCGAGGATTTAGCGAAGAAGTACTCCTCTGACCAAGGTTCAGCACAAAATGGTGGAGAATTAGGATGGGTTAATAATGAAGGTCGTAAACAATTCGTTCCTGAATTCACAAAGGCACTCGAAACGTTAAAGAAAGGCGAAATTAGTGAACCCATTAAATCACAATTTGGATACCATATCATTGAAGTAACAGATGTAAAAGAAAAACAATCTTTTGATAAATTAAAAGGTCAACTGGAAGACGAATTAAAAATGACTAAAGTAGATCCAGAAAAAGCTCAAATGAAGCTTGAAAAAGAACTAAAAGCTGCTGATATTAAGGTAGAAGATAAAGATTTGAAAAAAGCATTTGAAGATCTTTCAGACGCTAAAAAAGAAGATTCTGACAAGAAAGAGAAACAGTAA
- a CDS encoding YjcZ family sporulation protein → MGNAYNPGFALIVVLFILLIIVGAAYIC, encoded by the coding sequence ATGGGAAATGCTTATAATCCTGGTTTTGCTTTGATTGTTGTTTTGTTTATTTTATTAATTATTGTAGGGGCAGCTTATATTTGTTAA
- a CDS encoding YjcZ family sporulation protein, whose product MGAAYGGGFALIVVLFILLIIVGAAWF is encoded by the coding sequence ATGGGCGCAGCATACGGTGGAGGCTTTGCGTTAATCGTTGTGTTGTTCATTTTGTTGATCATTGTAGGGGCAGCGTGGTTTTAA
- a CDS encoding YjcZ family sporulation protein: MSSTYGGGFALIVVLFILLIIIGATWVY; the protein is encoded by the coding sequence ATGAGTTCCACTTATGGCGGAGGTTTTGCATTAATCGTAGTATTGTTTATTCTATTGATTATCATTGGGGCTACTTGGGTTTACTAA
- a CDS encoding DUF3267 domain-containing protein, whose product MRCWRTIDLEKKYGFHKIALISTLVMMLVFSIMFASLQTFFSQTLHDRYFIVFTVSLILLYPAHKFLHILPYIRFMHKLTFKCQIKLMVLPVIIVRVKEPISKMRFVISLLNPFIILNSLFIIGCAIFPHYIHYFTMLFAFHTGICAIDFINLKSLIASPKSSYIEENDDGYEILISQ is encoded by the coding sequence TTGAGATGCTGGCGTACAATTGATTTAGAAAAAAAATATGGATTTCATAAAATTGCCTTGATTTCTACTTTGGTCATGATGTTAGTCTTTTCTATCATGTTTGCTTCATTACAAACATTTTTTTCTCAAACCCTTCATGACCGATATTTTATTGTTTTTACCGTGTCACTCATCTTATTATATCCGGCTCATAAATTTCTTCATATTTTGCCGTATATTCGTTTTATGCATAAACTTACTTTTAAGTGTCAGATCAAATTAATGGTTCTTCCCGTTATTATTGTCAGAGTGAAGGAACCTATTTCTAAAATGCGCTTTGTCATTTCGCTTTTAAATCCTTTTATCATTTTAAATTCGCTTTTTATCATTGGGTGTGCTATATTCCCGCATTATATACATTATTTTACGATGTTATTTGCTTTTCATACAGGAATTTGCGCGATCGATTTCATCAATTTAAAATCATTGATCGCTTCTCCAAAAAGCTCATATATTGAAGAAAATGATGATGGTTATGAAATTTTAATTTCACAATAA
- a CDS encoding DUF1878 family protein: protein MVEDLIKRIEKLEFHQQLLLNMVKRDDYPFNWIIIEKRLSREDRDEFFKVCEELNKVRLEQKAEGFVFHSPLFKEFKRRVHPRLRSKEVIEACIQQGVYVPLMVELKKNI, encoded by the coding sequence ATGGTAGAGGATTTAATTAAAAGAATTGAAAAACTTGAGTTTCACCAGCAATTACTACTAAATATGGTAAAAAGAGATGATTACCCTTTTAATTGGATAATCATCGAAAAAAGGCTATCTAGAGAAGATAGGGACGAGTTTTTTAAAGTTTGTGAAGAGTTGAACAAGGTTAGACTGGAACAAAAAGCGGAAGGATTTGTATTCCATTCGCCGCTTTTTAAAGAGTTTAAGAGACGAGTACATCCCCGTCTAAGAAGTAAAGAAGTGATAGAGGCTTGCATTCAACAAGGGGTGTATGTGCCATTAATGGTGGAGTTGAAGAAAAATATTTAG
- a CDS encoding HTH-type transcriptional regulator Hpr codes for MKDGQYSMKEALLFSQRMAQLSKALWKAVEKDWQQWIKPYNLNINEHHILWIAYHLKGASISDVAKFGVMHVSTAFNFSKKLEERGFLTFSKKETDKRNTYVQLSEKGKDVLLQLMQSYNPKTNSVFQGAAPLREIFGRFPDLMEIMAIVKNIYGDDFVEIFEKSMINIDHEFLEEDGKITKITDSKTH; via the coding sequence ATGAAGGATGGTCAATACTCGATGAAAGAGGCTTTACTCTTTAGTCAAAGAATGGCTCAATTAAGTAAAGCACTTTGGAAAGCCGTTGAAAAAGATTGGCAACAATGGATCAAACCGTATAACCTAAATATTAATGAACACCATATATTATGGATTGCTTATCATTTAAAAGGAGCCTCCATATCAGATGTGGCGAAATTTGGTGTTATGCATGTATCAACAGCTTTTAACTTTTCGAAAAAACTAGAAGAACGTGGTTTTCTCACATTCTCCAAAAAAGAAACAGACAAACGCAACACGTATGTGCAACTATCAGAGAAGGGTAAAGATGTTTTATTACAATTAATGCAATCTTATAACCCAAAAACAAATTCAGTTTTTCAAGGGGCAGCACCTCTAAGAGAAATATTCGGAAGATTTCCAGATTTAATGGAAATTATGGCGATCGTTAAAAATATTTATGGAGATGATTTTGTAGAAATTTTTGAGAAGTCCATGATTAATATTGATCATGAATTTCTTGAGGAGGACGGAAAAATAACCAAAATTACAGATTCGAAAACTCACTAA
- a CDS encoding YtxH domain-containing protein, protein MDKKSLTYGFLIGGAISAVTTLLITPSSGKDIQLKFKTKKQHLKESSNQLKGEVLQLKQSVVSLAKEGKSAFNQLSTDLKSSIELWQKNIEPNKDAIQNELEEIKKSIDQLENTMKM, encoded by the coding sequence ATGGATAAAAAATCTTTGACTTACGGATTTCTCATTGGAGGTGCAATAAGCGCGGTTACAACTTTACTTATTACACCTTCATCTGGAAAGGATATACAATTAAAATTCAAAACAAAAAAACAGCATTTAAAAGAAAGCTCAAATCAACTAAAAGGGGAAGTATTGCAGCTTAAACAGTCGGTAGTGTCGCTAGCAAAAGAAGGAAAAAGCGCATTTAATCAATTATCTACTGATTTGAAATCGAGTATTGAATTATGGCAAAAAAACATTGAACCAAATAAAGATGCCATCCAAAATGAACTTGAAGAAATTAAAAAATCCATTGATCAACTGGAAAATACAATGAAAATGTGA